In Luteitalea sp., one DNA window encodes the following:
- a CDS encoding TonB-dependent receptor: MSSFQYVRQSNRYAWGPYDSWVQTADGHVLDTGNVVFEDDGAWKQLTLSPSNFLGARGGRTANLFQGQLLHSTSSRGLLRMQAGVFDTPLDWYALPGAAATSASGPGTQTRQQNRGAYANFQWSSSGKARQALTLGTDTRYDSATVAGFATSNYLNDELLEERGSFTTGRAFTQALYAQDLVRISDAVQLTLGARYDYWRTYNGENEAGTVATAFPDRTSSAVTAKVSAVYRVQDGTILRGSAGTAFRQPSVYELYRDVRETSGLVLLGNPDVDPEHLTSWDVGIRQTLVRRMSLDASYYENRVRDLIYRSTDLDFDPSGQTRRLLNAGRGRARGVELGATLRPASWLTARPTYTFTDSIITRNDLAPASVGKRLPYVPQHTASANLTALVSAWSVSATARYQSDVFATDTNTDVVSGVPGSYEAFFEADVAASFEVSRHVSLRLTCENLFDQRYFLYYRNPGRLLQAGLRIGY, encoded by the coding sequence ATCAGCTCGTTCCAGTACGTCCGCCAATCGAATCGTTACGCGTGGGGGCCCTACGACAGTTGGGTGCAGACAGCAGACGGCCACGTGCTGGACACGGGAAACGTCGTCTTCGAGGATGACGGCGCGTGGAAGCAGCTCACGCTGTCGCCGAGCAACTTCCTGGGCGCGCGTGGCGGCCGGACGGCCAACCTGTTTCAGGGGCAGCTTCTCCACAGCACCTCCTCGCGCGGGCTGTTGCGGATGCAGGCCGGGGTCTTCGATACCCCGCTCGATTGGTACGCGCTTCCAGGGGCGGCCGCGACGAGCGCAAGCGGACCCGGCACACAGACACGACAGCAGAATCGCGGCGCGTACGCGAACTTTCAGTGGTCATCGAGTGGGAAGGCGCGGCAGGCGCTCACGTTGGGCACGGACACACGCTACGACAGCGCGACAGTGGCGGGGTTCGCGACGTCGAACTATCTCAACGACGAGTTACTCGAGGAGCGCGGGAGCTTCACGACCGGCAGGGCCTTCACTCAGGCGCTCTACGCTCAGGATCTCGTCCGAATCTCCGATGCGGTCCAGCTCACGCTCGGCGCCCGTTACGACTACTGGCGCACCTACAACGGCGAGAACGAGGCCGGCACCGTCGCCACCGCATTTCCCGATCGCACCTCGTCCGCCGTCACCGCCAAGGTCTCGGCCGTCTATCGCGTGCAGGACGGCACCATCCTGCGTGGCAGTGCCGGGACCGCGTTCCGGCAACCGTCGGTCTATGAGCTGTACCGCGACGTGCGAGAAACCTCCGGGCTGGTGCTGCTCGGCAACCCAGACGTCGATCCGGAGCATCTGACGAGCTGGGACGTAGGGATTCGGCAGACGCTCGTGCGCCGGATGTCGCTCGACGCGTCGTACTACGAGAATCGCGTGCGCGACTTGATCTATCGCTCGACCGACCTGGACTTCGATCCCTCTGGCCAGACGCGGCGCCTGCTGAACGCCGGCCGCGGTCGCGCACGCGGCGTAGAGCTGGGCGCGACGCTCCGGCCAGCGAGCTGGCTAACGGCGCGGCCCACGTACACGTTCACCGACTCGATCATCACTCGAAACGATCTCGCGCCCGCGAGCGTGGGTAAGCGGCTGCCGTATGTCCCCCAGCATACTGCGAGCGCGAACCTCACTGCCCTCGTCTCTGCATGGAGCGTCTCGGCCACGGCGAGATACCAATCCGACGTCTTCGCCACCGACACGAACACCGACGTCGTGTCTGGCGTGCCCGGCAGCTACGAGGCATTCTTCGAAGCTGACGTCGCGGCGAGCTTCGAGGTCAGCCGGCACGTGTCGCTGCGCCTCACATGTGAGAACCTCTTCGACCAGCGGTATTTCCTGTATTACCGCAATCCTGGCCGCCTGCTGCAGGCCGGGTTGCGGATCGGGTATTAG
- a CDS encoding DUF2149 domain-containing protein — protein sequence MRFVRRHRLAGHDNALSHDEDPLAGIANLFDVSVAFIVALLIALFALFSAGSLLDPTSKVTLVKQTENGDMEIITKQGARVTAQRVTDRSLSGRGVRLGTAYRLANGEVVYVPENETSSAPR from the coding sequence ATGCGATTCGTCCGCCGCCACCGACTTGCTGGTCACGACAACGCTCTGAGCCACGATGAAGATCCCCTCGCCGGTATTGCGAACCTCTTCGACGTGAGCGTCGCGTTCATCGTGGCGTTGCTCATCGCGCTCTTTGCTCTCTTCTCCGCCGGGTCGTTGCTCGACCCTACCTCGAAGGTCACGCTGGTCAAGCAGACCGAGAACGGCGACATGGAGATCATCACAAAGCAAGGCGCACGGGTCACGGCGCAGAGGGTGACGGACCGATCGCTCAGCGGACGAGGCGTTCGCCTGGGAACCGCATATCGTCTGGCCAATGGCGAGGTGGTCTATGTCCCGGAGAACGAGACCTCGTCTGCGCCTCGGTGA
- a CDS encoding sulfatase-like hydrolase/transferase: MRLLNRITLNILLLIGAFHIAAAEGRFVQEHQTSPNIILLVTDDQRWDTLGAYGNAVIRTPNIDRLAVEGVLFENMFVTTSICAPSRATIMTGQYPSRHRVHDFKTSLTREQLQQTYMGQLKDAGYEIGFIGKWGVGTPPEDFLDYDKTFPGQGQYFHQINEINGEERHLTGLIGDQALEFLDQSSSEMPFMLSISFKAAHVQDSYDVSGDLYQYDPALSDLYRDVEIPMPEKSDPKYFEQLPEFLKNSENRARWAVRFWGPERAQESLKGYYRLISGVDQQVGRIREKLEAKGLAEDTIIIFTSENGMFMGEYGFTGKWYPHEESLRIPLIVHDPRLERSQRGRRLDEMVLTLDMAPTILDLAGVDNRAAMQGRSLVPLLDDEKAEWRTEFFYEHLFEHPKIPATEAIRTERWKYIRYVDQDPIYEQLFDLQTDPNEVEDLMLTDGHDETKEEMRRKWKEWHAKVRE, from the coding sequence ATGAGACTACTCAACCGTATAACTCTCAACATCCTATTACTAATAGGAGCGTTTCACATCGCGGCGGCTGAAGGCCGGTTCGTCCAAGAGCATCAGACATCACCTAACATCATTCTTCTGGTAACCGACGATCAACGGTGGGATACGCTCGGAGCTTATGGAAATGCTGTTATTCGGACTCCGAATATCGATCGACTCGCCGTGGAGGGCGTTCTCTTCGAGAACATGTTCGTGACTACCTCCATCTGCGCACCGAGCCGGGCAACGATCATGACCGGTCAATACCCGAGCCGCCATCGTGTGCATGATTTCAAGACAAGCCTGACCCGCGAACAACTGCAGCAAACGTATATGGGTCAGCTGAAAGACGCCGGATACGAAATTGGATTCATCGGCAAGTGGGGGGTTGGCACCCCGCCGGAAGATTTCCTGGATTATGACAAGACGTTTCCGGGACAGGGTCAATATTTTCATCAGATCAATGAGATCAATGGAGAAGAGCGTCATCTGACCGGTCTGATAGGCGATCAGGCGCTTGAATTCTTGGATCAAAGCTCCTCTGAAATGCCGTTCATGCTGTCCATTAGCTTCAAAGCGGCTCATGTTCAGGACTCCTATGACGTCAGCGGCGATCTTTATCAATACGATCCGGCCCTGAGCGATCTCTATCGAGATGTCGAGATCCCGATGCCGGAGAAGTCCGATCCGAAATACTTTGAGCAACTGCCGGAGTTCTTGAAGAACTCGGAGAACAGGGCGCGTTGGGCGGTTCGTTTCTGGGGGCCGGAACGAGCGCAGGAAAGTCTGAAAGGCTATTACCGCTTGATCAGCGGTGTGGACCAGCAGGTCGGCCGCATTCGAGAAAAGCTAGAAGCCAAGGGTCTGGCTGAGGATACCATCATCATCTTCACTTCGGAGAACGGGATGTTCATGGGGGAATATGGATTCACGGGCAAATGGTACCCTCACGAAGAATCCCTTCGGATCCCGTTGATCGTGCATGATCCGCGGCTCGAAAGATCTCAGCGAGGTCGAAGGCTCGACGAAATGGTCCTGACGCTGGATATGGCGCCAACGATTCTGGACTTGGCAGGTGTCGACAACCGGGCAGCCATGCAAGGGCGCAGTCTGGTCCCGTTGCTCGATGATGAGAAGGCAGAGTGGCGCACGGAATTCTTCTACGAGCATCTGTTCGAGCATCCCAAGATTCCTGCCACTGAAGCGATCAGAACCGAGCGCTGGAAATATATCCGGTATGTCGATCAGGATCCGATATATGAGCAGCTATTTGATTTGCAGACCGATCCGAATGAAGTAGAAGACCTGATGCTCACGGACGGGCACGACGAGACAAAAGAAGAAATGCGCCGCAAATGGAAAGAGTGGCACGCGAAGGTGCGGGAATAA
- a CDS encoding FtsX-like permease family protein: MDALVRDVRQALRLLAGNRGFAAAALVTIALGVGGTAAVFSVVYGVLLRPLPYPAPERLVRLWEVHPGARAPIPGERLSHLTYHAWSRSSESLQDIAAFHGADYTVTGLGDTQRFRGTRVTPSLFRVLRVSPALGRFFSEDDAREGAAPVVVLGHAMWRERFGRDPAVLGRTLTIDDEDHRIIGIAPPGFAFPQREVGLRDDRREITFYTPLAVPKVEPEANTIHVVGAIGRLKAGVTMAQAEAEGTAYARSVERPWVADMQFSKGGPVEARVRSIVDQMTMSVRPALLVLAAAIGLVLLIACANVANLFLSRNSDRARELAVRAALGAERARLIRQLLTESLVISLIGGVVGMFLGWALTATVPLLAPADFPRLEEVHVDLWFLTVAALAAVFVGVVSGATPAFRSSRVDLSASMQAGGARSVGTPGARMRRALLVIEAALAVVLLVGAALLARSFVELVQTDAGYDSANVLTADLHLSEAANTREDAEEEQDARMSQLTISTLERLRAIPSVRAAGAGTMAPFGGAISSSGFDLPGMTTADGKGVRAQAHHAVITPGYAEALGMRLTEGRFIRDQDMTSPICAMLVNETFAKTYFTDGKPVTGRRFVGMFPKWFGRDDAVVEVVGVVEDVSPAAVDAPPYPHIYTAYGDGMNIGGTIIVKAERDPASIAPLLRGVVRQLEPNATLNRLGPLAAKMSASVGEPRFAMFVLVAFAVLALALASVGLYGVLSYNVAQRRREIGVRAALGATRGDLIRMVLREGLTVTVLGLLVGIAVAAFATRAMASILFGVAPLDQVAFSLGALLLLGVACAACLIPARRAAGIDPAEALRAE; the protein is encoded by the coding sequence ATGGATGCGCTCGTGCGCGATGTGAGGCAAGCCCTCCGGCTGTTGGCCGGCAATCGCGGTTTCGCAGCGGCCGCGCTAGTCACGATTGCTCTTGGCGTGGGCGGCACAGCGGCCGTGTTCTCGGTGGTTTATGGCGTGCTGCTACGCCCCCTACCGTATCCGGCGCCGGAGCGGCTCGTGCGGCTGTGGGAAGTGCATCCGGGAGCCCGCGCCCCGATTCCAGGCGAGCGTCTCAGTCATCTGACGTATCACGCATGGTCGCGGTCGTCAGAGAGCCTGCAGGACATCGCGGCCTTCCACGGCGCTGATTACACTGTAACGGGACTCGGAGACACACAGCGATTTCGCGGCACGCGGGTGACGCCCTCGTTGTTCCGTGTGCTTCGCGTGTCGCCCGCTCTGGGCCGCTTCTTCAGCGAGGACGACGCGAGAGAGGGGGCAGCGCCGGTCGTGGTGCTCGGACACGCCATGTGGCGTGAACGCTTCGGTCGCGATCCCGCGGTTCTTGGGAGGACGCTCACGATCGACGATGAGGATCATCGGATCATCGGGATCGCACCGCCTGGTTTCGCGTTCCCGCAACGGGAAGTTGGCCTGCGCGACGACCGGCGCGAGATCACGTTCTACACGCCGCTCGCCGTCCCAAAGGTGGAACCAGAGGCAAACACGATTCACGTCGTCGGCGCCATCGGGCGGCTGAAAGCCGGCGTGACCATGGCGCAAGCCGAGGCCGAGGGCACGGCGTACGCCCGAAGCGTCGAGCGCCCTTGGGTTGCCGACATGCAGTTCAGCAAGGGAGGGCCGGTCGAGGCACGGGTCCGCTCGATCGTGGACCAAATGACGATGAGCGTGCGGCCCGCGCTGCTCGTGCTGGCGGCGGCAATTGGGCTGGTACTGTTGATCGCCTGTGCCAACGTGGCAAACCTGTTCCTGTCGCGAAACTCTGACCGCGCACGCGAGCTGGCTGTTCGCGCCGCGCTTGGGGCGGAACGCGCGCGACTAATACGGCAGCTCCTGACCGAGAGCCTCGTGATCTCGCTCATCGGCGGTGTCGTGGGCATGTTCCTCGGATGGGCGCTTACCGCCACCGTGCCGCTGCTGGCGCCAGCGGACTTCCCGCGCCTCGAGGAGGTCCATGTGGACCTGTGGTTCCTCACCGTCGCCGCCCTGGCAGCCGTCTTCGTTGGCGTGGTCTCCGGCGCCACGCCTGCGTTCCGGAGCTCGCGTGTCGATCTGTCCGCGTCGATGCAAGCCGGCGGTGCACGCAGCGTCGGCACCCCGGGCGCACGTATGCGCCGGGCGCTTCTCGTGATCGAGGCCGCGCTGGCGGTTGTGCTGCTCGTCGGAGCGGCGCTCCTCGCACGCAGCTTCGTCGAGCTCGTCCAGACGGATGCGGGCTACGACTCGGCGAACGTGCTCACGGCCGATCTCCACTTGAGTGAAGCCGCCAACACTCGAGAGGACGCAGAAGAGGAACAGGATGCGCGGATGTCCCAGCTCACGATTTCCACCTTGGAGCGCTTACGCGCGATACCGAGCGTGCGCGCGGCTGGTGCCGGCACCATGGCGCCGTTTGGCGGCGCGATCTCTAGCTCCGGCTTCGACCTGCCGGGAATGACGACGGCTGATGGCAAGGGCGTGAGAGCGCAAGCCCACCATGCCGTGATCACACCCGGTTACGCGGAGGCCCTGGGCATGCGGCTAACCGAGGGTCGGTTCATCCGGGACCAGGACATGACATCGCCCATCTGCGCGATGCTGGTGAACGAGACGTTCGCGAAGACCTACTTCACCGATGGCAAGCCGGTGACCGGCCGGAGGTTCGTAGGCATGTTCCCAAAGTGGTTCGGAAGGGATGACGCCGTCGTCGAGGTCGTCGGTGTCGTGGAAGACGTGTCGCCTGCGGCGGTGGATGCACCGCCGTACCCGCACATCTATACCGCGTACGGCGACGGTATGAATATCGGGGGCACGATCATCGTGAAAGCAGAGCGCGATCCAGCGTCGATCGCGCCGCTCCTGCGGGGAGTCGTGCGGCAACTGGAGCCCAACGCGACGCTCAATCGGCTGGGGCCCTTGGCCGCCAAGATGTCCGCGTCGGTCGGTGAGCCACGCTTTGCCATGTTCGTCCTCGTTGCGTTCGCGGTACTGGCATTAGCGCTGGCCAGCGTCGGCCTGTACGGCGTTCTCTCCTACAACGTCGCGCAGCGCCGCCGCGAGATCGGGGTGCGCGCCGCCCTCGGCGCGACGCGTGGTGATCTCATCAGGATGGTGCTCCGTGAGGGGCTCACCGTCACAGTGCTTGGCCTGCTGGTGGGCATCGCCGTCGCGGCCTTCGCCACTCGAGCGATGGCCAGCATCTTGTTCGGCGTAGCGCCACTGGATCAGGTGGCGTTCAGTCTCGGTGCGCTCCTGCTCTTGGGCGTGGCGTGCGCCGCCTGCCTGATTCCTGCACGCCGCGCGGCGGGCATCGATCCCGCCGAGGCGCTTCGCGCGGAATGA